The DNA sequence TGCTGCACCTTCTGCAAgacataaaattatttttttatgatGAGCGTATACGCGAtagaaaaatatgcatttttttttttaatgtgtgacAACTGGTTTCGAGGCTACTCCTTTTCGGCCGCAAAAGAGAGCGACGAACTTCGCTTCCAGGAAACGCCGTTTCCGAAAAAGAGATCACTCTCTGTTGTGTGTCTGCGCGGGAAACTCTTTCAGAAAAAGCCTGTTTGCTCAAAGGACTTTCGAGTGCCCGTGTGACAAGGGTAATAATTTgttaactaagatcaattatgcaacATTTCTAATATTCATTTTAGGGCCAAATGTGTTTTGTTACGTTGAAGAGGGGATTCAGAGACGACCGATTTTTGTGGCAAGTACAGTCGCGAGCAAACGTTTGGGGaccaaatgtgctgcaatttttttAGCATACTGGGCATTCCGGTTGAAATCAACGGCGCACGCCCACGTGTGCGTGTTTGACACATACAATGTATAAACCAATTCCAGGCGGCGCAGCTGCGCTTGAATACATGTTAATTCTTTGCTGATGCTGCGCggtctccaaacttttgctcacgactgtacatgctgcgtggtgattttttttttttcggcgtttaaagaaagcccgcgaaatatgacatgaaaccacgtgactgcgctcacgcGCTACCGCATTGCAGCGCTCTTAAACGTGCTTCGAGTGGAAGAACCGTTAGCGTGGACCGTGGCCAAGTGAGCGGCCACTGCTCcgggcatcggcttcacagtgcgtcagcatgtttggcggtggcacacagaaaggaagcgccgtcgtccccgTTAAGCGATGCGCTCGAAGctcggttgagagcgctgcaatgcgatagcgcatgagcgcagtcacgtgattTTATTTAATATTTCCGAGGGcattctttaaacgccgaaaataATCAACACGCACCATGTAAGTTCCCACAAAAAATTGTATCGGTCGCTTCCGAACGctctctacaacgtaacgaaacacGTACTTGGTCCTAAAGTGAATAATGGAAAGAAATGGAATAATTGATGTCAGTTAATTGACCAATTAAGCGGGATATAGAATATGTCTTCagaagcgccacatgacggcaaaccacatATCATTTGTTTTCACCCAGCTGCGGTTAGCCACTTTATTTAAAATCCCAGGttgaagttacgtgaaacacccagCATATTGCCTAAAATAGTCTTCAGCTGCTGGTATGCAGCTGGTTCGTAAGAGCCACCCTTGTCTCTTCGCACACAGGACGAAAAGTCCACGGGAGACGCACCTGAGCAGCGAGATTTGGAGGCGTCTTCCACCGAACGAACCGTGGGTAGTCTGATGCGCACGCCTGCAAAGATGTCGCTGATTACCGCTGTGCTGCTTGTGTCAGCGGTAGTCGCAGGCAGCCTCTTCAGTGGCACCCACTCGCACCACTACGGACTGCTGGGGCGACGGTGGCGGACGCCGTCGCCCAGGCTCTGCCGAAGCGAGCCCTGTCGCCGACTGGCCACGCTGCTCTCCGATGCGGTGAACAGGAGTGCCCGACCGTGCGTCAACTTCCACGACTACGTCTGCGGGGGTTGGCTGCAGAGCCGATCGGTGAGCGTTGCGAGGGCTCTTCGAGGTTCGCTCATCGATAAGGTTGCTCGGGAAGCCAGGAACGAGCAGGTTCCCGACCTTCACCAGACGGCGTCGGAAAAAGCGGCTCGCTACTTTACCGCTTGCGACGACGTCGTCTCTGCCTCCGAAGACCACCTGGACGATGTAAGGGTGCTCCTCCGCAAGGGCGGGATTACGTGGCCTGACATGGACGCGAGAGCAGATCTCATCGACGCGATATTCTATATGTCCCGCGTGGTGAGAGTGCCCATCGTGTTCGAACTGTCGTTCGACAGAAGCGCTTCTCAGAACAAGGTTTTTGTTTTCAACACGATGCGCATGTTGGACATGATGACAAGCCGCAAGGAACAGACGAAAAAGTCCACGGCGAAGAACTTCTTCCGAACTCTGTACGAGGCCTTTTCGAGCGAACCAGTTTCCGACTTGGAAAGACGCTTCGCGTCTCTGGCTGAGCAGCAAAGGGAGCTATTTGCTTCGCTTAATGCGTCCCTCAGCGGCATGACCCAGAAAGCCACAACTACGTCAGAAGTCCATCGCTGGACTAGAACCGTGTCCAAGAAGCGCTGGCAAGCGGCGTTCTACAAATACTTTAATATAGAGAAAAATAGCTCGTTGCCTGTCGTTTTTGACAGCAAAAGTTACTTCATGGCATTCTTTGACCATTACAGGAAAACAGGCCCTGTTCAGACCATGGATCTCTACGGCTATCTGTGCGCTGAAGCTCTGTTTTCTTTCACCAGCCATAAAATAATCGCGAGCTACTATGGTTCACGTCGCGTGTCAAGCCAGCACCGTGAGCACTGCTTCTACCAGACGGACTACTTCATGCACTACGCATTTCAGCACAGCCTGTTCAAGAACATTAGCACAGAGTCGGTGAGAGATGACGTGACGCGCCTCGTCGCGCGTCTCGTGCGTGCCGTCGACAACACCCTGAACACCGGCTGGTCCTTCTTCGGCGATTGCCCAGCCTACGCCAACAACAAGGAGAGGCTGTTGGACGTGTTTCGGAAGTACGAGCCTCACTACGTGAAGGAAGCCTACTCCTCGTATCCAGACATGAGCGACAACCCTCTGGGAAACTGGATAGGGGCAGCCGAAGTAGCATCCGCAATGTACGCCGAGGAGATTCCAGTCGGAGAACTGATGTTCGGCCGCGAAGCCCGAGTCGCCGAGTCTCCGGTTGACCTAGCATACCTCGACGTCCTCTGGTACACGCTGGGAGCGCCCCACGCTGTCAAGCTGGCCGGACTTGGATCGCAGGTAACAAGAATGGTGTTCCACGACATACTCTCCTCCAAGAAGCCTTGCCAGAGACTCCTGAAAAGCACGGATAAGCTGTGGAAATGCATCACGGCCAGGGAGCCCGACTCCCAACACTTGAGGGCCATTAAGGAGGACGTGTTGGTGTCACTGCTGTCGCAGCGTGTACTATGGCCAGTGT is a window from the Dermacentor variabilis isolate Ectoservices unplaced genomic scaffold, ASM5094787v1 scaffold_18, whole genome shotgun sequence genome containing:
- the LOC142568349 gene encoding uncharacterized protein LOC142568349; this encodes MEDSTSGETGARRGPLRTRKSRSLQNVPARRSSLRQPSSESRRLSLSNLSVHWEDQQQSSDLERADEKSTGDAPEQRDLEASSTERTVGSLMRTPAKMSLITAVLLVSAVVAGSLFSGTHSHHYGLLGRRWRTPSPRLCRSEPCRRLATLLSDAVNRSARPCVNFHDYVCGGWLQSRSVSVARALRGSLIDKVAREARNEQVPDLHQTASEKAARYFTACDDVVSASEDHLDDVRVLLRKGGITWPDMDARADLIDAIFYMSRVVRVPIVFELSFDRSASQNKVFVFNTMRMLDMMTSRKEQTKKSTAKNFFRTLYEAFSSEPVSDLERRFASLAEQQRELFASLNASLSGMTQKATTTSEVHRWTRTVSKKRWQAAFYKYFNIEKNSSLPVVFDSKSYFMAFFDHYRKTGPVQTMDLYGYLCAEALFSFTSHKIIASYYGSRRVSSQHREHCFYQTDYFMHYAFQHSLFKNISTESVRDDVTRLVARLVRAVDNTLNTGWSFFGDCPAYANNKERLLDVFRKYEPHYVKEAYSSYPDMSDNPLGNWIGAAEVASAMYAEEIPVGELMFGREARVAESPVDLAYLDVLWYTLGAPHAVKLAGLGSQVTRMVFHDILSSKKPCQRLLKSTDKLWKCITAREPDSQHLRAIKEDVLVSLLSQRVLWPVFKDSLAGGSRALVELGSLSEPELFFVLTCLPLCGEENAEPMCNLPLKHSLEFSRVFSCRRGAHMRPKFQCSTRALRPRPVARQ